The Salvelinus fontinalis isolate EN_2023a chromosome 31, ASM2944872v1, whole genome shotgun sequence genome has a window encoding:
- the LOC129830152 gene encoding cold shock domain-containing protein E1-like isoform X11, which produces MERVHSEPPLARNTAPSTSAVAIPRSFSVSHKKHKRTPLYQRSMSFDPGMLHNNGHTAFANGTAAGIRETGVVEKLLTSYGFIQCSERQARLFFHCSQYNGNLQELKIGDDVEFEVSSDRRTGKPIAVKLLKIKPEVLPEERISGQVVSAIPTQLDGKSAPGQVPTGSVCYERNGEVFYLTYTPDDIEGNMHLDTGDKVSFYMETNKHTGAVSAHNIVLVKKKQMRCQGVVCATKEAFGFIERADVVKEIFFHYSEFKGDLEALQAGDDVEFTIKERNGKEVATDVRLLAQGTVIFEDISIEQFEGTVIKVIPKVPTKNQNDPLPGRICARISFTDKELLFGEKDTKSKVTLLEGDHVQFNISTDRRDKLERATNIDILPDTFHFTKESREMGVIAAMRDGFGFIKCVDRDARMFFHFSEVLEEGQLHISDEVEFTVVPDMLSAQRNHAVRIKKLPKGTVSFHTQSEQRFVGVVEKEATAAITNNKSASPSKAKEKEAEEGVVSYEDCGVKLTVSYHVKDLEGATQPQAGDKVEFSINEVKRTGQQSAVTIKILNRTVNTKRLLGYIATLKDNFGFIETANHDQEIFFHYSELCGDLENLELGDTVEYTLSKGKGNKVSAEKVTKVVAVNGVGQDVGETVMLGKVVRPLRSVDPSQTEYQGLIELLEEDGTKCQNYSFGIVGMANKADCLQKGEMVKFQLCTVAQTGQTMACNVVPQRKALVECVKDQFGFITYEVGESKKLFFHVKEVHDGLELQTGDEVEFSVILNQRTGKCSACNVRRVSEGPKPVATPRPDRLVNRLKSITLDDASAPRLVIVRQPRGPDNSKGFNVERKTRQPGVID; this is translated from the exons ATGGAGAGGGTCCACTCCGAACCCCCTTTGGCACGTAATACTGCTCCTTCCACCTCTGCGGTGGCTATACCCCGctccttctctgtctcccacAAAAAACACAAGCGGACCCCCCTGTATCAGAGATCA ATGAGTTTTGACCCTGGCATGCTCCACAACAACGGGCACACGGCGTTTGCCAACGGCACGGCGGCGGGCATCAGGGAGACAGGAGTGGTGGAGAAGCTGCTCACCTCCTACGGGTTCATCCAGTGCTCGGAGCGGCAGGCGCGCCTCTTCTTTCACTGCTCCCAGTACAACGGCAACCTTCAGGAGCTCAAGATAGGAG ATGATGTGGAGTTTGAAGTGTCCTCAGACAGGCGCACTGGCAAGCCCATAGCAGTGAAGCTGCTTAAGATCAAACCAGAGGTCCTTCCAGAGGAGCGCATCTCGGGCCAG GTTGTCTCAGCGATTCCCACTCAACTGGATGGCAAATCTGCACCGGGGCAGGTGCCCACTGGCAGTGTGTGTTACGAGAGAAACGGG GAGGTGTTTTACCTGACCTACACCCCAGATGACATAGAGGGCAACATGCACCTGGACACGGGAGACAAAGTCAGCTTCTACATGGAAACCAACAAGCA CACTGGTGCAGTCAGTGCTCACAACATCGTCCTGGTAAAGAAGAAACAGATGAGGTGCCAGGGGGTTGTCTGTGCCACCAAG GAGGCCTTTGGGTTCATTGAGAGGGCTGACGTGGTGAAGGAGATCTTCTTCCACTACAGCGAGTTCAAGGGTGACCTGGAGGCCCTACAGGCCGGCGACGACGTGGAGTTCACCATCAAAGAGAGAAAC GGGAAAGAGGTGGCCACCGACGTGAGGCTGCTCGCCCAGGGAACCGTCATATTTGAGGACATCAGCATTGAGCAGTTTGAAGGCACTGTCATCAAAGTCATCCCTAAAGTTCCAACCAAGAACCAG AATGACCCGCTCCCAGGCCGCATCTGTGCTAGGATCAGCTTCACGGACAAGGAGCTCCTGTTCGGCGAGAAGGATACCAAGTCCAAGGTGACCCTGCTGGAGGGCGACCATGTGCAGTTCAACATCTCAACAGACCGCAGGGACAAGCTGGAGCGGGCCACCAACATCGACATCCTGCCCGACACCTTCCACTTCACTAAGGAGTCCCGTGAGATG GGTGTGATCGCTGCAATGCGTGACGGCTTTGGCTTCATCAAGTGTGTGGACCGGGACGCCAGGATGTTCTTTCACTTTAGCGAGGTGCTGGAGGAGGGCCAGCTGCACATCTCTGATGAAGTCGAGTTCACAGTTGTGCCC GACATGCTGTCTGCCCAGAGGAACCACGCGGTGCGCATAAAGAAGCTGCCCAAGGGCACAGTCTCCTTCCACACCCAGTCTGAGCAGCGCTTTGTGGGTGTGGTGGAGAAGGAGGCCACAGCAGCCATCACCAACAACAAGAGCGCCAGCCCCAGCAAGGCCAAAGAGAAG GAAGCAGAAGAGGGAGTGGTTTCTTATGAGGACTGTGGAGTGAAGCTGACTGTGTCGTACCACGTCAAAGATCTGGAGGGAGCTACCCAGCCACAGGCAGGAGACAAG GTGGAGTTCTCCATCAATGAGGTAAAGAGGACGGGCCAACAGAGCGCTGTCACCATCAAGATCCTCAACCGCACTGTCAACACCAAGAGGCTGCTGGGATACATTGCCACCCTGAAAGACAACTTTGGCTTCATAGAGACAGCCAATCACGATCAAGAGATCTTCTTTCATTACAG TGAGCTGTGTGGAGACTTGGAGAACCTGGAGCTGGGCGACACTGTGGAATACACCCTGTCCAAGGGCAAAGGAAACAAAGTCAGCGCTGAGAAGGTTACTAAGGTGGTAGCAG TGAATGGTGTGGGGCAGGATGTTGGTGAGACAGTGATGTTGGGAAAGGTGGTGCGCCCTCTGCGCAGTGTGGACCCGTCCCAGACAGAGTACCAGGGGCTCATTGAGCTCCTGGAGGAAG ATGGCACAAAGTGCCAGAATTACTCCTTTGGCATCGTGGGCATGGCGAACAAGGCAGACTGTCTGCAGAAAGGCGAGATGGTGAAGTTCCAGCTGTGCACAGTGGCTCAGACAGGACAGACGATGGCCTGCAACGTTGTCCCCCAACGTAAAGCCCTGGTGGAGTGTGTCAAGGACCAG TTTGGTTTTATCACGTATGAAGTTGGCGAGAGTAAGAAGCTGTTTTTCCATGTCAAAGAGGTGCATGATGGCTTAGAGCTCCAGACCGGGGATGAGGTGGAGTTCTCAGTCATCCTCAACCAACGCACAGGGAAATGTAGTGCCTGCAACGTACGCAGAGTTAG TGAAGGGCCTAAACCGGTGGCAACCCCCCGTCCTGATCGCTTGGTCAACCGGCTCAAGAGCATCACCCTGGATGATGCTAGTGCCCCCCGCCTAGTTATTGTGAGACAGCCCCGTGGCCCTGACAATTCAAAG GGCTTCAATGTGGAGAGGAAGACCCGTCAACCGGGTGTCATTGACTGA
- the LOC129830152 gene encoding cold shock domain-containing protein E1-like isoform X12, producing the protein MSFDPGMLHNNGHTAFANGTAAGIRETGVVEKLLTSYGFIQCSERQARLFFHCSQYNGNLQELKIGDDVEFEVSSDRRTGKPIAVKLLKIKPEVLPEERISGQVGPDSHASPFTVLHGYIHPVVSAIPTQLDGKSAPGQVPTGSVCYERNGYGFLPTQEVFYLTYTPDDIEGNMHLDTGDKVSFYMETNKHTGAVSAHNIVLVKKKQMRCQGVVCATKEAFGFIERADVVKEIFFHYSEFKGDLEALQAGDDVEFTIKERNGKEVATDVRLLAQGTVIFEDISIEQFEGTVIKVIPKVPTKNQNDPLPGRICARISFTDKELLFGEKDTKSKVTLLEGDHVQFNISTDRRDKLERATNIDILPDTFHFTKESREMVRTMRRSMGVIAAMRDGFGFIKCVDRDARMFFHFSEVLEEGQLHISDEVEFTVVPVSPERTPMDMLSAQRNHAVRIKKLPKGTVSFHTQSEQRFVGVVEKEATAAITNNKSASPSKAKEKEAEEGVVSYEDCGVKLTVSYHVKDLEGATQPQAGDKVEFSINEVKRTGQQSAVTIKILNRTVNTKRLLGYIATLKDNFGFIETANHDQEIFFHYSELCGDLENLELGDTVEYTLSKGKGNKVSAEKVTKVVAVNGVGQDVGETVMLGKVVRPLRSVDPSQTEYQGLIELLEEDGTKCQNYSFGIVGMANKADCLQKGEMVKFQLCTVAQTGQTMACNVVPQRKALVECVKDQFGFITYEVGESKKLFFHVKEVHDGLELQTGDEVEFSVILNQRTGKCSACNVRRVSEGPKPVATPRPDRLVNRLKSITLDDASAPRLVIVRQPRGPDNSKGFNVERKTRQPGVID; encoded by the exons ATGAGTTTTGACCCTGGCATGCTCCACAACAACGGGCACACGGCGTTTGCCAACGGCACGGCGGCGGGCATCAGGGAGACAGGAGTGGTGGAGAAGCTGCTCACCTCCTACGGGTTCATCCAGTGCTCGGAGCGGCAGGCGCGCCTCTTCTTTCACTGCTCCCAGTACAACGGCAACCTTCAGGAGCTCAAGATAGGAG ATGATGTGGAGTTTGAAGTGTCCTCAGACAGGCGCACTGGCAAGCCCATAGCAGTGAAGCTGCTTAAGATCAAACCAGAGGTCCTTCCAGAGGAGCGCATCTCGGGCCAGGTGGGGCCAGACTCGCACGCCTCTCCCTTTACTGTGCTGCATGGTTATATTCATCCA GTTGTCTCAGCGATTCCCACTCAACTGGATGGCAAATCTGCACCGGGGCAGGTGCCCACTGGCAGTGTGTGTTACGAGAGAAACGGG TATGGATTCCTTCCCACGCAGGAGGTGTTTTACCTGACCTACACCCCAGATGACATAGAGGGCAACATGCACCTGGACACGGGAGACAAAGTCAGCTTCTACATGGAAACCAACAAGCA CACTGGTGCAGTCAGTGCTCACAACATCGTCCTGGTAAAGAAGAAACAGATGAGGTGCCAGGGGGTTGTCTGTGCCACCAAG GAGGCCTTTGGGTTCATTGAGAGGGCTGACGTGGTGAAGGAGATCTTCTTCCACTACAGCGAGTTCAAGGGTGACCTGGAGGCCCTACAGGCCGGCGACGACGTGGAGTTCACCATCAAAGAGAGAAAC GGGAAAGAGGTGGCCACCGACGTGAGGCTGCTCGCCCAGGGAACCGTCATATTTGAGGACATCAGCATTGAGCAGTTTGAAGGCACTGTCATCAAAGTCATCCCTAAAGTTCCAACCAAGAACCAG AATGACCCGCTCCCAGGCCGCATCTGTGCTAGGATCAGCTTCACGGACAAGGAGCTCCTGTTCGGCGAGAAGGATACCAAGTCCAAGGTGACCCTGCTGGAGGGCGACCATGTGCAGTTCAACATCTCAACAGACCGCAGGGACAAGCTGGAGCGGGCCACCAACATCGACATCCTGCCCGACACCTTCCACTTCACTAAGGAGTCCCGTGAGATGGTAAGGACCATGAGGAGATCTATG GGTGTGATCGCTGCAATGCGTGACGGCTTTGGCTTCATCAAGTGTGTGGACCGGGACGCCAGGATGTTCTTTCACTTTAGCGAGGTGCTGGAGGAGGGCCAGCTGCACATCTCTGATGAAGTCGAGTTCACAGTTGTGCCCGTGAGTCCAGAGAGAACGCCCATG GACATGCTGTCTGCCCAGAGGAACCACGCGGTGCGCATAAAGAAGCTGCCCAAGGGCACAGTCTCCTTCCACACCCAGTCTGAGCAGCGCTTTGTGGGTGTGGTGGAGAAGGAGGCCACAGCAGCCATCACCAACAACAAGAGCGCCAGCCCCAGCAAGGCCAAAGAGAAG GAAGCAGAAGAGGGAGTGGTTTCTTATGAGGACTGTGGAGTGAAGCTGACTGTGTCGTACCACGTCAAAGATCTGGAGGGAGCTACCCAGCCACAGGCAGGAGACAAG GTGGAGTTCTCCATCAATGAGGTAAAGAGGACGGGCCAACAGAGCGCTGTCACCATCAAGATCCTCAACCGCACTGTCAACACCAAGAGGCTGCTGGGATACATTGCCACCCTGAAAGACAACTTTGGCTTCATAGAGACAGCCAATCACGATCAAGAGATCTTCTTTCATTACAG TGAGCTGTGTGGAGACTTGGAGAACCTGGAGCTGGGCGACACTGTGGAATACACCCTGTCCAAGGGCAAAGGAAACAAAGTCAGCGCTGAGAAGGTTACTAAGGTGGTAGCAG TGAATGGTGTGGGGCAGGATGTTGGTGAGACAGTGATGTTGGGAAAGGTGGTGCGCCCTCTGCGCAGTGTGGACCCGTCCCAGACAGAGTACCAGGGGCTCATTGAGCTCCTGGAGGAAG ATGGCACAAAGTGCCAGAATTACTCCTTTGGCATCGTGGGCATGGCGAACAAGGCAGACTGTCTGCAGAAAGGCGAGATGGTGAAGTTCCAGCTGTGCACAGTGGCTCAGACAGGACAGACGATGGCCTGCAACGTTGTCCCCCAACGTAAAGCCCTGGTGGAGTGTGTCAAGGACCAG TTTGGTTTTATCACGTATGAAGTTGGCGAGAGTAAGAAGCTGTTTTTCCATGTCAAAGAGGTGCATGATGGCTTAGAGCTCCAGACCGGGGATGAGGTGGAGTTCTCAGTCATCCTCAACCAACGCACAGGGAAATGTAGTGCCTGCAACGTACGCAGAGTTAG TGAAGGGCCTAAACCGGTGGCAACCCCCCGTCCTGATCGCTTGGTCAACCGGCTCAAGAGCATCACCCTGGATGATGCTAGTGCCCCCCGCCTAGTTATTGTGAGACAGCCCCGTGGCCCTGACAATTCAAAG GGCTTCAATGTGGAGAGGAAGACCCGTCAACCGGGTGTCATTGACTGA
- the LOC129830152 gene encoding cold shock domain-containing protein E1-like isoform X8 yields the protein MERVHSEPPLARNTAPSTSAVAIPRSFSVSHKKHKRTPLYQRSMSFDPGMLHNNGHTAFANGTAAGIRETGVVEKLLTSYGFIQCSERQARLFFHCSQYNGNLQELKIGDDVEFEVSSDRRTGKPIAVKLLKIKPEVLPEERISGQVVSAIPTQLDGKSAPGQVPTGSVCYERNGYGFLPTQEVFYLTYTPDDIEGNMHLDTGDKVSFYMETNKHTGAVSAHNIVLVKKKQMRCQGVVCATKEAFGFIERADVVKEIFFHYSEFKGDLEALQAGDDVEFTIKERNGKEVATDVRLLAQGTVIFEDISIEQFEGTVIKVIPKVPTKNQNDPLPGRICARISFTDKELLFGEKDTKSKVTLLEGDHVQFNISTDRRDKLERATNIDILPDTFHFTKESREMVRTMRRSMGVIAAMRDGFGFIKCVDRDARMFFHFSEVLEEGQLHISDEVEFTVVPVSPERTPMDMLSAQRNHAVRIKKLPKGTVSFHTQSEQRFVGVVEKEATAAITNNKSASPSKAKEKEAEEGVVSYEDCGVKLTVSYHVKDLEGATQPQAGDKVEFSINEVKRTGQQSAVTIKILNRTVNTKRLLGYIATLKDNFGFIETANHDQEIFFHYSELCGDLENLELGDTVEYTLSKGKGNKVSAEKVTKVVAVNGVGQDVGETVMLGKVVRPLRSVDPSQTEYQGLIELLEEDGTKCQNYSFGIVGMANKADCLQKGEMVKFQLCTVAQTGQTMACNVVPQRKALVECVKDQFGFITYEVGESKKLFFHVKEVHDGLELQTGDEVEFSVILNQRTGKCSACNVRRVSEGPKPVATPRPDRLVNRLKSITLDDASAPRLVIVRQPRGPDNSKGFNVERKTRQPGVID from the exons ATGGAGAGGGTCCACTCCGAACCCCCTTTGGCACGTAATACTGCTCCTTCCACCTCTGCGGTGGCTATACCCCGctccttctctgtctcccacAAAAAACACAAGCGGACCCCCCTGTATCAGAGATCA ATGAGTTTTGACCCTGGCATGCTCCACAACAACGGGCACACGGCGTTTGCCAACGGCACGGCGGCGGGCATCAGGGAGACAGGAGTGGTGGAGAAGCTGCTCACCTCCTACGGGTTCATCCAGTGCTCGGAGCGGCAGGCGCGCCTCTTCTTTCACTGCTCCCAGTACAACGGCAACCTTCAGGAGCTCAAGATAGGAG ATGATGTGGAGTTTGAAGTGTCCTCAGACAGGCGCACTGGCAAGCCCATAGCAGTGAAGCTGCTTAAGATCAAACCAGAGGTCCTTCCAGAGGAGCGCATCTCGGGCCAG GTTGTCTCAGCGATTCCCACTCAACTGGATGGCAAATCTGCACCGGGGCAGGTGCCCACTGGCAGTGTGTGTTACGAGAGAAACGGG TATGGATTCCTTCCCACGCAGGAGGTGTTTTACCTGACCTACACCCCAGATGACATAGAGGGCAACATGCACCTGGACACGGGAGACAAAGTCAGCTTCTACATGGAAACCAACAAGCA CACTGGTGCAGTCAGTGCTCACAACATCGTCCTGGTAAAGAAGAAACAGATGAGGTGCCAGGGGGTTGTCTGTGCCACCAAG GAGGCCTTTGGGTTCATTGAGAGGGCTGACGTGGTGAAGGAGATCTTCTTCCACTACAGCGAGTTCAAGGGTGACCTGGAGGCCCTACAGGCCGGCGACGACGTGGAGTTCACCATCAAAGAGAGAAAC GGGAAAGAGGTGGCCACCGACGTGAGGCTGCTCGCCCAGGGAACCGTCATATTTGAGGACATCAGCATTGAGCAGTTTGAAGGCACTGTCATCAAAGTCATCCCTAAAGTTCCAACCAAGAACCAG AATGACCCGCTCCCAGGCCGCATCTGTGCTAGGATCAGCTTCACGGACAAGGAGCTCCTGTTCGGCGAGAAGGATACCAAGTCCAAGGTGACCCTGCTGGAGGGCGACCATGTGCAGTTCAACATCTCAACAGACCGCAGGGACAAGCTGGAGCGGGCCACCAACATCGACATCCTGCCCGACACCTTCCACTTCACTAAGGAGTCCCGTGAGATGGTAAGGACCATGAGGAGATCTATG GGTGTGATCGCTGCAATGCGTGACGGCTTTGGCTTCATCAAGTGTGTGGACCGGGACGCCAGGATGTTCTTTCACTTTAGCGAGGTGCTGGAGGAGGGCCAGCTGCACATCTCTGATGAAGTCGAGTTCACAGTTGTGCCCGTGAGTCCAGAGAGAACGCCCATG GACATGCTGTCTGCCCAGAGGAACCACGCGGTGCGCATAAAGAAGCTGCCCAAGGGCACAGTCTCCTTCCACACCCAGTCTGAGCAGCGCTTTGTGGGTGTGGTGGAGAAGGAGGCCACAGCAGCCATCACCAACAACAAGAGCGCCAGCCCCAGCAAGGCCAAAGAGAAG GAAGCAGAAGAGGGAGTGGTTTCTTATGAGGACTGTGGAGTGAAGCTGACTGTGTCGTACCACGTCAAAGATCTGGAGGGAGCTACCCAGCCACAGGCAGGAGACAAG GTGGAGTTCTCCATCAATGAGGTAAAGAGGACGGGCCAACAGAGCGCTGTCACCATCAAGATCCTCAACCGCACTGTCAACACCAAGAGGCTGCTGGGATACATTGCCACCCTGAAAGACAACTTTGGCTTCATAGAGACAGCCAATCACGATCAAGAGATCTTCTTTCATTACAG TGAGCTGTGTGGAGACTTGGAGAACCTGGAGCTGGGCGACACTGTGGAATACACCCTGTCCAAGGGCAAAGGAAACAAAGTCAGCGCTGAGAAGGTTACTAAGGTGGTAGCAG TGAATGGTGTGGGGCAGGATGTTGGTGAGACAGTGATGTTGGGAAAGGTGGTGCGCCCTCTGCGCAGTGTGGACCCGTCCCAGACAGAGTACCAGGGGCTCATTGAGCTCCTGGAGGAAG ATGGCACAAAGTGCCAGAATTACTCCTTTGGCATCGTGGGCATGGCGAACAAGGCAGACTGTCTGCAGAAAGGCGAGATGGTGAAGTTCCAGCTGTGCACAGTGGCTCAGACAGGACAGACGATGGCCTGCAACGTTGTCCCCCAACGTAAAGCCCTGGTGGAGTGTGTCAAGGACCAG TTTGGTTTTATCACGTATGAAGTTGGCGAGAGTAAGAAGCTGTTTTTCCATGTCAAAGAGGTGCATGATGGCTTAGAGCTCCAGACCGGGGATGAGGTGGAGTTCTCAGTCATCCTCAACCAACGCACAGGGAAATGTAGTGCCTGCAACGTACGCAGAGTTAG TGAAGGGCCTAAACCGGTGGCAACCCCCCGTCCTGATCGCTTGGTCAACCGGCTCAAGAGCATCACCCTGGATGATGCTAGTGCCCCCCGCCTAGTTATTGTGAGACAGCCCCGTGGCCCTGACAATTCAAAG GGCTTCAATGTGGAGAGGAAGACCCGTCAACCGGGTGTCATTGACTGA
- the LOC129830152 gene encoding cold shock domain-containing protein E1-like isoform X9, with translation MERVHSEPPLARNTAPSTSAVAIPRSFSVSHKKHKRTPLYQRSMSFDPGMLHNNGHTAFANGTAAGIRETGVVEKLLTSYGFIQCSERQARLFFHCSQYNGNLQELKIGDDVEFEVSSDRRTGKPIAVKLLKIKPEVLPEERISGQVGPDSHASPFTVLHGYIHPVVSAIPTQLDGKSAPGQVPTGSVCYERNGEVFYLTYTPDDIEGNMHLDTGDKVSFYMETNKHTGAVSAHNIVLVKKKQMRCQGVVCATKEAFGFIERADVVKEIFFHYSEFKGDLEALQAGDDVEFTIKERNGKEVATDVRLLAQGTVIFEDISIEQFEGTVIKVIPKVPTKNQNDPLPGRICARISFTDKELLFGEKDTKSKVTLLEGDHVQFNISTDRRDKLERATNIDILPDTFHFTKESREMGVIAAMRDGFGFIKCVDRDARMFFHFSEVLEEGQLHISDEVEFTVVPDMLSAQRNHAVRIKKLPKGTVSFHTQSEQRFVGVVEKEATAAITNNKSASPSKAKEKEAEEGVVSYEDCGVKLTVSYHVKDLEGATQPQAGDKVEFSINEVKRTGQQSAVTIKILNRTVNTKRLLGYIATLKDNFGFIETANHDQEIFFHYSELCGDLENLELGDTVEYTLSKGKGNKVSAEKVTKVVAVNGVGQDVGETVMLGKVVRPLRSVDPSQTEYQGLIELLEEDGTKCQNYSFGIVGMANKADCLQKGEMVKFQLCTVAQTGQTMACNVVPQRKALVECVKDQFGFITYEVGESKKLFFHVKEVHDGLELQTGDEVEFSVILNQRTGKCSACNVRRVSEGPKPVATPRPDRLVNRLKSITLDDASAPRLVIVRQPRGPDNSKGFNVERKTRQPGVID, from the exons ATGGAGAGGGTCCACTCCGAACCCCCTTTGGCACGTAATACTGCTCCTTCCACCTCTGCGGTGGCTATACCCCGctccttctctgtctcccacAAAAAACACAAGCGGACCCCCCTGTATCAGAGATCA ATGAGTTTTGACCCTGGCATGCTCCACAACAACGGGCACACGGCGTTTGCCAACGGCACGGCGGCGGGCATCAGGGAGACAGGAGTGGTGGAGAAGCTGCTCACCTCCTACGGGTTCATCCAGTGCTCGGAGCGGCAGGCGCGCCTCTTCTTTCACTGCTCCCAGTACAACGGCAACCTTCAGGAGCTCAAGATAGGAG ATGATGTGGAGTTTGAAGTGTCCTCAGACAGGCGCACTGGCAAGCCCATAGCAGTGAAGCTGCTTAAGATCAAACCAGAGGTCCTTCCAGAGGAGCGCATCTCGGGCCAGGTGGGGCCAGACTCGCACGCCTCTCCCTTTACTGTGCTGCATGGTTATATTCATCCA GTTGTCTCAGCGATTCCCACTCAACTGGATGGCAAATCTGCACCGGGGCAGGTGCCCACTGGCAGTGTGTGTTACGAGAGAAACGGG GAGGTGTTTTACCTGACCTACACCCCAGATGACATAGAGGGCAACATGCACCTGGACACGGGAGACAAAGTCAGCTTCTACATGGAAACCAACAAGCA CACTGGTGCAGTCAGTGCTCACAACATCGTCCTGGTAAAGAAGAAACAGATGAGGTGCCAGGGGGTTGTCTGTGCCACCAAG GAGGCCTTTGGGTTCATTGAGAGGGCTGACGTGGTGAAGGAGATCTTCTTCCACTACAGCGAGTTCAAGGGTGACCTGGAGGCCCTACAGGCCGGCGACGACGTGGAGTTCACCATCAAAGAGAGAAAC GGGAAAGAGGTGGCCACCGACGTGAGGCTGCTCGCCCAGGGAACCGTCATATTTGAGGACATCAGCATTGAGCAGTTTGAAGGCACTGTCATCAAAGTCATCCCTAAAGTTCCAACCAAGAACCAG AATGACCCGCTCCCAGGCCGCATCTGTGCTAGGATCAGCTTCACGGACAAGGAGCTCCTGTTCGGCGAGAAGGATACCAAGTCCAAGGTGACCCTGCTGGAGGGCGACCATGTGCAGTTCAACATCTCAACAGACCGCAGGGACAAGCTGGAGCGGGCCACCAACATCGACATCCTGCCCGACACCTTCCACTTCACTAAGGAGTCCCGTGAGATG GGTGTGATCGCTGCAATGCGTGACGGCTTTGGCTTCATCAAGTGTGTGGACCGGGACGCCAGGATGTTCTTTCACTTTAGCGAGGTGCTGGAGGAGGGCCAGCTGCACATCTCTGATGAAGTCGAGTTCACAGTTGTGCCC GACATGCTGTCTGCCCAGAGGAACCACGCGGTGCGCATAAAGAAGCTGCCCAAGGGCACAGTCTCCTTCCACACCCAGTCTGAGCAGCGCTTTGTGGGTGTGGTGGAGAAGGAGGCCACAGCAGCCATCACCAACAACAAGAGCGCCAGCCCCAGCAAGGCCAAAGAGAAG GAAGCAGAAGAGGGAGTGGTTTCTTATGAGGACTGTGGAGTGAAGCTGACTGTGTCGTACCACGTCAAAGATCTGGAGGGAGCTACCCAGCCACAGGCAGGAGACAAG GTGGAGTTCTCCATCAATGAGGTAAAGAGGACGGGCCAACAGAGCGCTGTCACCATCAAGATCCTCAACCGCACTGTCAACACCAAGAGGCTGCTGGGATACATTGCCACCCTGAAAGACAACTTTGGCTTCATAGAGACAGCCAATCACGATCAAGAGATCTTCTTTCATTACAG TGAGCTGTGTGGAGACTTGGAGAACCTGGAGCTGGGCGACACTGTGGAATACACCCTGTCCAAGGGCAAAGGAAACAAAGTCAGCGCTGAGAAGGTTACTAAGGTGGTAGCAG TGAATGGTGTGGGGCAGGATGTTGGTGAGACAGTGATGTTGGGAAAGGTGGTGCGCCCTCTGCGCAGTGTGGACCCGTCCCAGACAGAGTACCAGGGGCTCATTGAGCTCCTGGAGGAAG ATGGCACAAAGTGCCAGAATTACTCCTTTGGCATCGTGGGCATGGCGAACAAGGCAGACTGTCTGCAGAAAGGCGAGATGGTGAAGTTCCAGCTGTGCACAGTGGCTCAGACAGGACAGACGATGGCCTGCAACGTTGTCCCCCAACGTAAAGCCCTGGTGGAGTGTGTCAAGGACCAG TTTGGTTTTATCACGTATGAAGTTGGCGAGAGTAAGAAGCTGTTTTTCCATGTCAAAGAGGTGCATGATGGCTTAGAGCTCCAGACCGGGGATGAGGTGGAGTTCTCAGTCATCCTCAACCAACGCACAGGGAAATGTAGTGCCTGCAACGTACGCAGAGTTAG TGAAGGGCCTAAACCGGTGGCAACCCCCCGTCCTGATCGCTTGGTCAACCGGCTCAAGAGCATCACCCTGGATGATGCTAGTGCCCCCCGCCTAGTTATTGTGAGACAGCCCCGTGGCCCTGACAATTCAAAG GGCTTCAATGTGGAGAGGAAGACCCGTCAACCGGGTGTCATTGACTGA